One part of the Terrimicrobium sacchariphilum genome encodes these proteins:
- a CDS encoding DUF6515 family protein — translation MKLLTVSLISGVLLSLCSGCFSYKSTGTRTVVVEDVPATTTTRTVTVLPSGYTTTVVRGTTYYTYNNVYYRSAPGGYVIVPRP, via the coding sequence ATGAAACTCCTAACGGTTTCCCTCATTAGCGGCGTCCTGCTGTCTCTTTGCAGCGGATGCTTTTCCTACAAGTCCACCGGCACGCGCACGGTAGTCGTCGAAGACGTACCTGCGACCACGACCACACGTACGGTCACAGTATTGCCCAGCGGGTATACGACCACGGTGGTACGAGGCACAACGTACTACACCTATAACAACGTATACTACCGCTCGGCTCCCGGCGGATACGTCATCGTACCTCGCCCATGA
- a CDS encoding DoxX family protein: MLLTWLSQYRDIGLLFMRIGIGAIMVMHGWPKLAGGLPAWQKLGHAMGYLGVNFFPGFWGFSSAIVETLGGVLLILGFLFRPTTILLTFNFIVATVLLYKTNNGQFNDWAHPATFLVLFFSLIFVGAGKYSVDRS; this comes from the coding sequence ATGCTGCTTACCTGGCTGTCCCAGTATCGTGACATTGGCCTGCTTTTCATGCGCATCGGCATCGGTGCGATCATGGTCATGCATGGCTGGCCCAAGCTCGCCGGAGGTCTGCCTGCGTGGCAGAAGCTCGGGCATGCGATGGGATATCTCGGGGTGAATTTCTTCCCCGGCTTTTGGGGCTTTTCCTCCGCCATTGTGGAAACTCTGGGCGGAGTGCTTTTGATCCTCGGCTTTCTTTTTCGTCCGACGACCATTCTTCTGACGTTCAACTTCATCGTTGCGACCGTATTGCTATATAAGACGAATAACGGTCAATTCAACGACTGGGCTCACCCGGCGACTTTCCTTGTGCTGTTTTTCAGCCTCATCTTTGTCGGTGCCGGGAAGTATAGCGTGGATCGCAGTTAA
- a CDS encoding single-stranded DNA-binding protein encodes MASLNKVMLIGNVTRDPEIKYTPKGSAVADLGLAINRSYTNQGGEKVEETTYVDVELWGRLAEIAGEYAKKGRPIFIEGRLRIDSWEDKQSGQKRSRLKVVGEGLQLLGTRQGGQGGGGGEYDMDAPPTPQRRPAAPPQRQGPPKPAPLDAEDDDIPF; translated from the coding sequence ATGGCCAGTCTCAACAAAGTCATGCTGATCGGGAATGTCACTCGTGATCCCGAGATCAAGTACACCCCGAAAGGCAGCGCAGTCGCCGACTTGGGTCTGGCCATCAATCGCTCCTACACCAACCAGGGCGGAGAAAAGGTGGAGGAGACGACCTACGTCGATGTGGAACTCTGGGGGCGCCTCGCGGAGATCGCGGGCGAATACGCCAAGAAAGGACGGCCTATTTTCATCGAAGGCCGTCTCCGCATTGACTCGTGGGAGGATAAGCAATCCGGCCAGAAGCGCAGCCGTCTAAAGGTGGTCGGCGAAGGATTGCAATTGCTCGGTACGCGCCAGGGTGGCCAGGGCGGTGGAGGAGGGGAGTACGATATGGATGCCCCGCCGACGCCGCAACGCCGCCCGGCCGCACCGCCGCAGCGCCAGGGTCCGCCCAAACCCGCGCCGCTCGACGCCGAAGACGACGATATCCCGTTCTAG
- the rpsF gene encoding 30S ribosomal protein S6, which translates to MNKRYEALLALKTQEESAKDIIDRIEKLFKSEGAEVEQVQRLERRELSYEHDHQKSAYFVNIIFSAEPALIDKLRSKLKLDDDVAFQNYLVLSKKAAAPAA; encoded by the coding sequence ATGAACAAACGCTATGAAGCTCTCCTCGCGCTGAAGACGCAGGAGGAATCCGCCAAAGACATCATCGATCGCATCGAGAAGCTCTTCAAGAGCGAGGGTGCTGAAGTTGAGCAGGTCCAGCGCCTCGAGCGTCGTGAGCTCTCCTACGAGCACGACCATCAGAAGAGCGCCTATTTCGTCAACATCATCTTCTCGGCCGAGCCTGCTCTGATCGACAAGCTCCGCTCCAAGTTGAAGCTCGACGACGACGTCGCTTTCCAGAACTATCTCGTTCTCTCCAAGAAGGCAGCAGCTCCCGCCGCCTAA
- the pth gene encoding aminoacyl-tRNA hydrolase, with translation MEHAAVFRLIAGLGNPGRQYTGTRHNAGFAVVDELARRCAAEFRFEPKWDAEVASCGGRIFMKPQTFMNLSGEAIGNYARYYRLAPEEVLIVIDDVALPFGDLRLRKSGSPGGHNGLESVLMHLGTEAVPRLRVGIGAASGALHSHVLGQFTPEEKTRLEDLYSRAADAVEYANAHGVEAAMNIYNKKTTV, from the coding sequence GTGGAGCATGCCGCTGTATTCCGCCTTATCGCCGGTCTGGGTAATCCCGGCCGGCAATATACGGGAACACGGCACAACGCGGGGTTTGCAGTTGTCGACGAGCTCGCCCGTCGGTGCGCCGCAGAGTTTCGCTTCGAACCGAAGTGGGACGCGGAGGTGGCATCCTGTGGCGGTCGCATTTTCATGAAGCCCCAAACCTTCATGAACCTAAGCGGCGAAGCTATCGGCAACTACGCCCGGTATTACCGTCTCGCGCCTGAGGAAGTGCTCATCGTCATAGACGATGTCGCGCTTCCGTTCGGCGACCTGAGATTGAGAAAATCGGGCAGCCCCGGCGGACACAACGGACTGGAGTCGGTGCTTATGCATCTTGGTACGGAAGCTGTCCCCCGCCTGCGGGTGGGAATCGGTGCGGCTTCCGGCGCCCTTCACTCCCACGTGCTCGGCCAGTTCACTCCCGAGGAGAAAACGCGGCTCGAAGATCTTTACAGTCGGGCCGCAGATGCCGTCGAATACGCCAATGCCCATGGCGTCGAGGCGGCAATGAATATTTACAACAAGAAAACCACCGTATGA
- a CDS encoding 50S ribosomal protein L25 — translation MAKQVKLSARPRVEAGRNAVKQVRARGSVPAVIYGAKDEPANLEVSLKDIKQLLAHAVGENILVDLQIEENGKTTNRLSLIQEIQHHPVKGEVIHVDFHAVSATEEIEAEVVLEPVGESIGVKTYGGLLQQNLRALAISCLPQNLPEVITVDVSNLNVGESLHIRDIKLPAGVSATGDAELTVFLVSEPTVADESASSAEAPTAPEVIKEKKADAAEGGDKK, via the coding sequence ATGGCCAAACAAGTAAAACTCTCCGCCCGTCCGCGCGTCGAAGCCGGTCGTAACGCGGTCAAACAGGTCCGCGCCCGCGGCTCCGTGCCTGCCGTCATCTATGGCGCCAAGGACGAACCCGCGAACCTCGAGGTCTCGCTGAAGGACATCAAGCAGCTCCTCGCTCATGCGGTCGGTGAGAACATCCTGGTCGATCTCCAGATCGAGGAAAACGGCAAGACGACCAATCGTCTCTCGCTCATCCAGGAAATCCAGCATCACCCGGTGAAAGGTGAAGTCATCCACGTCGACTTTCACGCCGTTTCCGCGACGGAAGAGATCGAGGCGGAAGTCGTCCTCGAGCCGGTTGGCGAATCCATCGGCGTCAAGACCTACGGCGGCCTGCTCCAGCAGAATCTCCGTGCGCTCGCCATCTCCTGCCTCCCGCAGAATCTTCCCGAGGTCATCACGGTTGACGTTTCCAACCTCAATGTCGGCGAATCTCTCCACATCCGTGACATCAAGCTTCCGGCTGGTGTGAGCGCGACTGGCGATGCCGAACTGACCGTTTTCCTCGTCTCCGAGCCTACAGTTGCGGATGAATCCGCATCGTCCGCGGAAGCCCCGACGGCTCCTGAGGTCATCAAGGAGAAGAAGGCTGACGCTGCCGAGGGCGGCGACAAGAAATAA
- a CDS encoding ribose-phosphate diphosphokinase, which translates to MLDRTPEMKIFTGTAHPRLAQDICNYLGVPLCDATVSTFPDGETFVKINENIRGRDVFIVQPTCPPTNQNLMELLIMVDAARRASAARITVVIPFFGYARQDRKDQPRVPITAKLVANLIAAAGVHRVLTMDLHAQQLQGFFDIPVDHLYALPVMMNYLQELGLTDLVVVSPDVGGVKMASAYAQTLGAGLAIVVKRRKSASETEAITVIGEVEGKNVMIVDDLTETAGTLIGAAKILQSYGARNIYAGVSHAVLTDLAVERLKSSEIKELITTDSVPVRADSDARVKVLSVAALLGEGIRRIHDDESVSSLFEIKHPKNP; encoded by the coding sequence ATGTTAGATCGCACTCCCGAGATGAAAATCTTCACTGGCACGGCCCATCCCCGCCTTGCCCAGGATATCTGCAACTACCTCGGGGTGCCGCTTTGCGACGCGACTGTCAGCACCTTCCCGGATGGCGAGACCTTCGTAAAGATTAACGAAAACATCCGCGGACGTGACGTATTCATCGTCCAGCCGACCTGTCCGCCGACGAACCAGAACCTGATGGAGCTTCTCATCATGGTCGATGCCGCCCGCCGCGCCAGCGCCGCCCGCATCACGGTAGTCATCCCGTTTTTCGGGTACGCCCGTCAGGATCGCAAGGACCAGCCGCGCGTTCCCATCACGGCCAAGCTCGTCGCCAATCTCATCGCCGCCGCCGGTGTGCACCGTGTCCTGACCATGGATCTGCACGCGCAGCAGCTCCAGGGCTTCTTCGATATCCCGGTGGACCATCTCTACGCTTTACCGGTGATGATGAACTACTTGCAGGAGCTCGGCCTCACCGATCTCGTCGTTGTTTCGCCCGACGTCGGGGGGGTAAAGATGGCCTCAGCGTATGCCCAAACCCTCGGCGCCGGTCTCGCTATCGTGGTCAAGCGCCGTAAGAGCGCCTCGGAAACCGAAGCCATCACCGTCATCGGTGAGGTCGAGGGCAAGAACGTCATGATCGTCGACGATCTCACCGAAACGGCGGGAACCTTGATCGGCGCGGCAAAAATCCTGCAGAGTTACGGTGCGCGCAATATTTATGCTGGTGTTTCGCACGCAGTCTTGACAGATTTGGCGGTTGAGCGATTGAAGAGCTCAGAAATCAAGGAGTTGATCACCACCGACAGTGTGCCTGTGCGAGCGGATTCAGACGCCCGCGTCAAGGTCCTGTCGGTAGCTGCGTTGCTCGGTGAGGGCATTCGACGCATTCACGATGATGAATCGGTGAGCTCGCTCTTTGAGATTAAACACCCGAAGAACCCTTAG
- the pabB gene encoding aminodeoxychorismate synthase component I, producing MAVENPKIETPDLIDAARALRSKSGFVCLEDGMPGPQSFSLLAAEPDLVMSGNLESWSDFEAELSRRAAPSADLGIPTGAAIGWVGFDGSYRFGFYDQPSIYHHGRGVWLTNPPAEETFTPTGFSRPEWRHLIGRDEFVSMVTRAKDYIAAGDIYQVCLAQALECDFAGDPWEYYESLRHHSPAPYSAFLDLGDCQVVSASPECFLRMNGRRIITRPIKGTRPRRMDQQLDQRNAYDLLTSPKEIAELVMITDLERNDLGRVCDYGSVSVPELLKLESFQHVHHLVSTVHGILREDVSQPAALRECFPGGSISGAPKKRALEIIAELEPHPRGIYTGAIGYFGYNGESQFSIAIRTAVFENGRGSFHSGAGIVADSEPEAEWQETLDKAATLLLPAEGR from the coding sequence GTGGCTGTCGAAAATCCCAAAATCGAGACCCCGGACCTCATCGATGCGGCGCGCGCGCTGCGTTCGAAAAGCGGTTTTGTGTGCCTTGAGGATGGCATGCCCGGTCCCCAGTCGTTTTCGCTCCTGGCAGCGGAACCCGATCTGGTAATGTCAGGAAATCTGGAGTCGTGGTCCGATTTTGAGGCGGAACTCTCCCGGCGGGCCGCTCCATCTGCTGACCTCGGGATACCGACCGGCGCCGCCATTGGCTGGGTCGGGTTTGATGGCAGCTATCGCTTTGGATTCTATGACCAGCCATCGATCTATCACCATGGTCGGGGGGTCTGGCTGACCAATCCGCCGGCAGAGGAGACTTTCACCCCCACTGGGTTCTCTCGTCCCGAGTGGCGGCACCTGATCGGGCGCGACGAGTTTGTCTCGATGGTGACCCGGGCCAAGGACTACATCGCTGCGGGCGATATTTATCAGGTCTGCCTGGCGCAGGCTCTTGAGTGCGATTTTGCCGGGGACCCATGGGAGTATTACGAATCCCTGCGCCATCACTCCCCCGCCCCCTACTCCGCCTTTCTCGATCTGGGAGATTGCCAGGTCGTCTCCGCCTCGCCCGAGTGTTTCCTGCGTATGAACGGGAGGCGCATCATCACCCGCCCGATCAAAGGCACCCGGCCTCGCCGCATGGATCAGCAGCTCGACCAGCGCAACGCTTACGACCTGCTTACCTCTCCCAAGGAAATCGCCGAGCTTGTCATGATCACAGACCTTGAGCGCAACGATCTCGGACGGGTCTGCGACTACGGCAGCGTGAGCGTGCCGGAACTGCTCAAGCTCGAGAGCTTTCAGCACGTGCATCACCTCGTCTCGACCGTGCATGGGATCCTGCGCGAGGATGTCAGCCAGCCAGCCGCGCTACGGGAGTGTTTCCCCGGCGGCTCGATCTCGGGTGCACCCAAAAAGCGAGCTCTGGAGATCATTGCGGAACTCGAACCGCACCCTCGAGGCATCTACACAGGTGCAATCGGGTACTTCGGCTACAACGGGGAGAGTCAATTCTCCATCGCCATCCGCACGGCGGTCTTTGAAAATGGACGCGGCAGTTTTCACTCTGGAGCCGGGATCGTGGCTGATTCCGAACCGGAGGCCGAATGGCAGGAAACGCTCGACAAGGCAGCAACTCTCCTGCTGCCCGCAGAGGGTCGCTGA
- a CDS encoding DMT family transporter produces MNWVYLTLAAFFEIGWAVGLKYSDGFRRPLASTITFLCLLLSISLLGMAARSLPIGTAYAIWTGLGAAGTFLCGSLLLGDTLSPLKLACISLILLGVIGLKLAPH; encoded by the coding sequence ATGAACTGGGTATACCTGACACTCGCGGCATTTTTTGAAATCGGCTGGGCCGTCGGCCTGAAGTATAGCGATGGGTTCCGGCGTCCGCTCGCCTCGACCATCACCTTCCTCTGCCTCCTGCTAAGCATCTCACTGCTCGGCATGGCTGCGCGCTCGCTGCCCATCGGGACGGCCTATGCGATCTGGACGGGACTCGGAGCGGCAGGGACGTTTCTTTGCGGTTCGCTATTGCTCGGTGACACACTGTCTCCGCTCAAGCTGGCCTGCATCTCCCTGATCCTGCTCGGCGTGATCGGCCTCAAGCTCGCTCCTCATTAG
- a CDS encoding cellulose synthase subunit BcsC-related outer membrane protein: MRLVALSISVLAFEKTVAQPFFGEQPPPDISAPAPTSTPSLFVPVRPGAPTPTPVPTPAAAATPTMFIPSDLPAPAVQATGETVDIIPQAIPVAKPVTRAQPTPTPVRRTSPTPQTLSTAQISQLANEASTTRSSATATQLGWAYFNRNEYSSAGMWFNQALEWNSSSGEAAYGLALSKFREGDLSSAEAIANFRVNSYPKMKTLLGDIYSRRGTEAYENKQYDDSLQYFNKAGAMRPLSRNEQIIVAWDLYYTKQYEQSAELFQKLYRNSPDRVSAQGAYAAYSKTKAYDKLDTLSGAGGPLRDMYYTYDAKSYMSANLFRAAADSGGAKVYPVLQNLNKPSIAAGFGYRTKSGSAGEGQLEVVTFPVIQAQVFPANKFMLSAALTHLSLNSGDLPNGAQVGTPPPVYTPYNYQPTTSEDDLWEFNVRLEYQDWISWYIQLGTTPINGPLQSRPTGSAGLIWRSNSGYVQGEIYSKSIKESMLSWVGIVDPYTGNQWGRVQETGGNLQFFHSVGEDNTIYLKGGYGTIDGTNVEDNTHLYGTAAFAHLLDMPGYEYFTIGFALSYEQFDNNQNHFTYGNGGYFSPQYLLQGVIQAQFLTEEGKRWLAAGSVGAGIQNNKQDASPYFPLDDDGQEFDSQESTTGIGLIQLQGGYLIDPNWMIGGSLNYNITADYNEGGIYIWGRYFFDRRKGLLRTDLIGFDLFQ; this comes from the coding sequence ATGCGTCTGGTTGCATTGAGCATTTCCGTTCTCGCATTCGAGAAGACGGTCGCTCAGCCGTTTTTTGGTGAGCAGCCGCCGCCGGATATCAGCGCTCCGGCTCCCACCAGCACGCCGTCCCTTTTCGTTCCCGTCAGGCCCGGAGCCCCGACTCCGACCCCGGTGCCGACTCCGGCCGCAGCTGCGACGCCGACGATGTTTATCCCGAGCGACCTGCCAGCCCCGGCGGTACAGGCGACGGGCGAGACGGTGGACATCATTCCGCAGGCCATCCCGGTGGCAAAGCCGGTGACCAGGGCTCAGCCGACTCCCACTCCGGTGAGACGCACGTCGCCCACGCCGCAGACTCTTTCCACGGCGCAGATCAGCCAGCTTGCCAACGAAGCGAGCACCACAAGGAGTTCCGCCACGGCGACCCAACTCGGTTGGGCGTACTTCAACCGCAACGAATATTCCTCCGCCGGCATGTGGTTCAACCAGGCTCTCGAGTGGAACTCCAGCTCCGGCGAGGCGGCCTATGGTCTGGCGCTCTCCAAATTCCGGGAAGGGGATCTCTCCTCGGCGGAAGCCATCGCCAATTTCCGCGTCAACAGCTATCCCAAGATGAAGACGCTGCTAGGAGACATTTACTCCCGACGGGGTACCGAGGCTTACGAGAACAAGCAGTACGACGACAGCCTTCAGTACTTCAACAAGGCGGGCGCCATGCGTCCCCTCAGTCGCAATGAGCAGATCATTGTCGCGTGGGATCTTTACTACACCAAGCAATACGAGCAGTCAGCCGAGCTTTTCCAGAAGCTCTATCGCAACTCGCCTGACCGCGTTTCCGCTCAAGGCGCCTACGCCGCATATTCCAAGACCAAGGCCTACGACAAGCTCGATACACTCTCGGGCGCGGGTGGCCCGCTCCGCGACATGTACTACACGTACGACGCAAAGAGCTACATGTCCGCCAACCTCTTCCGCGCCGCCGCCGACTCAGGTGGGGCAAAGGTTTACCCCGTGCTGCAAAACCTGAACAAGCCGAGCATTGCCGCAGGCTTCGGGTATCGCACGAAGTCGGGTTCCGCGGGCGAGGGCCAGTTGGAGGTCGTTACATTTCCAGTCATTCAGGCCCAGGTGTTTCCGGCCAACAAGTTTATGCTCAGCGCAGCTCTCACGCACCTGAGCCTGAACAGCGGCGACCTGCCCAATGGCGCTCAGGTCGGCACTCCGCCGCCGGTTTACACACCCTATAATTATCAGCCGACCACGAGCGAAGACGACCTCTGGGAGTTCAATGTCCGCCTGGAGTATCAGGACTGGATCAGCTGGTACATTCAGCTCGGTACCACGCCGATCAATGGTCCGCTCCAGAGTCGCCCGACTGGCAGCGCTGGCCTCATCTGGCGCAGCAACAGCGGCTACGTCCAGGGTGAAATTTATTCCAAGTCGATCAAGGAAAGCATGCTCTCCTGGGTTGGTATCGTCGATCCGTATACGGGCAATCAATGGGGCCGAGTGCAGGAGACCGGTGGCAACCTCCAGTTCTTCCACTCCGTCGGCGAGGACAATACGATCTACCTCAAGGGAGGTTACGGCACGATCGACGGCACGAATGTCGAGGACAACACCCACCTTTACGGTACAGCCGCCTTTGCTCACCTGCTCGACATGCCGGGCTACGAGTACTTCACCATCGGCTTCGCCCTGTCCTACGAGCAGTTCGATAATAACCAGAACCACTTCACCTATGGTAACGGCGGTTACTTCAGCCCGCAGTACCTCCTGCAGGGTGTCATCCAGGCCCAGTTCCTCACCGAGGAAGGCAAGCGCTGGCTCGCCGCCGGCAGCGTCGGCGCAGGTATTCAGAACAACAAGCAGGACGCCTCTCCGTATTTCCCGCTGGACGACGACGGCCAGGAGTTTGACTCGCAGGAGTCGACCACTGGTATCGGCCTCATCCAGCTCCAGGGCGGTTACCTGATCGATCCCAACTGGATGATCGGCGGCAGTCTGAACTACAACATCACGGCGGATTACAACGAAGGCGGCATCTACATCTGGGGTCGCTACTTCTTTGATCGCCGCAAGGGCCTCCTCCGTACCGACCTGATCGGCTTCGACCTCTTCCAATAG
- a CDS encoding glycosyl hydrolase family 8 yields the protein MRAKWAVILSLSAIFALVFGFKLTSFVLDFLNPYGLRKADWEIYQRNFISADGRVIDTGNENVSHSEGQGYGLVIAAAYQDRAAFDRIWNWTQQNLQVRPSDKLLAWQWKPGAKPIEDQNGTPLPGADHGGAVTDTNNASDGDLLVAWALIRASKVWNDYKYQQAAAQILVDLARLDLKDYEGKTILLPGTDGFWADDGATLNPSYYIFPALDEIAAAFPGTPWTKVAADGRSLVEKGAFGKWKLTPDWLFATGSELQISTKFPPDFGYNAVRVPLHLAWAQKNSPLLVSFADFWKPLLPDHMPATVNLKDDSFGPYPALPGMKSIAAYTIACASKGSLTVRALPAVTKEEPYFSASLSILTKIAVRESFATK from the coding sequence ATGAGAGCGAAATGGGCGGTCATCCTCAGCCTTAGTGCGATTTTCGCACTCGTCTTCGGCTTCAAGCTGACCTCCTTCGTGCTGGATTTTCTCAACCCCTACGGACTGCGCAAGGCCGACTGGGAGATCTACCAGCGAAACTTCATCAGTGCCGACGGCCGCGTCATCGACACTGGCAACGAGAATGTCAGCCATAGCGAAGGGCAGGGGTATGGCCTTGTCATTGCCGCGGCCTATCAGGACCGTGCAGCCTTTGACCGCATCTGGAACTGGACCCAGCAAAACCTCCAGGTACGCCCCTCCGACAAGCTCCTCGCCTGGCAGTGGAAGCCCGGAGCCAAGCCGATCGAGGATCAAAACGGCACGCCGTTGCCTGGAGCTGACCATGGCGGCGCAGTTACAGATACCAACAACGCCAGCGACGGCGACCTCCTCGTAGCCTGGGCGCTCATTCGTGCCTCCAAGGTTTGGAATGACTACAAGTACCAGCAGGCCGCCGCCCAGATCCTGGTGGACCTCGCCCGTCTTGATCTCAAGGACTACGAGGGCAAGACGATCCTCCTGCCCGGCACCGATGGTTTCTGGGCGGATGATGGAGCCACGCTGAATCCCTCGTACTACATTTTTCCCGCTCTGGATGAGATAGCTGCGGCCTTCCCCGGCACGCCCTGGACCAAGGTCGCCGCCGACGGAAGATCGCTTGTCGAAAAGGGGGCTTTCGGTAAATGGAAGCTCACCCCGGACTGGCTCTTCGCCACGGGGAGTGAGCTCCAGATATCTACCAAGTTCCCACCCGATTTTGGCTACAATGCCGTTCGTGTGCCGCTCCACCTTGCCTGGGCGCAAAAAAACTCGCCATTGCTGGTATCCTTTGCCGACTTTTGGAAGCCTCTGCTCCCGGATCACATGCCCGCGACGGTAAATCTGAAAGACGATTCTTTTGGACCCTATCCGGCGTTGCCTGGGATGAAGTCAATAGCCGCCTACACCATCGCCTGCGCGTCCAAAGGGAGCTTGACAGTTCGGGCGCTTCCTGCGGTAACGAAGGAGGAGCCGTACTTCTCTGCCAGCCTTTCCATCCTGACCAAGATCGCAGTCCGTGAGTCCTTTGCGACCAAATAG